In the genome of Delphinus delphis chromosome 15, mDelDel1.2, whole genome shotgun sequence, one region contains:
- the ZHX3 gene encoding zinc fingers and homeoboxes protein 3 isoform X2, which translates to MASKRKSTTPCMIPVKTVVLQDTGAEALPEEPVPEGPPQEPPPEAPTTSSEATQGTSSPDSAALANGHRSTLDGYTYACKCCDFRSQDITRFVGHLSSEHTDFSKDPNFVCTECSFLAKTPEGLSLHNAKCHSGEASFVWNVAKPDNHVVVEQSVPESTSPPDPSGEPNMEGTDGQAEIIITKTPIMKIMKGKAEAKKIHTLKENVPSQPAGEALPTPSAGDTEVKEGDHAFVNGVAPVSQASTNSAKPPHSANGPLLGTVPVLPAGIAQFLSLQQPPPHAQHHAHQPLPTAKSLPKVMIPLSSIPTYNAAMDSNSFLKNSFHKFPYPTKAELCYLTVVTKYPEEQLKIWFTAQRLKQGISWSPEEIEDARKKMFNTVIQSVPQPTITVLNTPLVASGGNVQHLIQPTLPGHVVGQPEGTAGGLLVTQPLMANGLQAPSSSLPLAVTSVPKLPAVAPINTVCSNTTSAVKVVNAAQSLLTACPSITSQAFLDASIYKNKKSHEQLSALKGSFCRNQFPGQSEVEHLTKVTGLSTREVRKWFSDRRYHCRNLKGSRAGLAGEHGALLVDSVPEVPFSLASKAPEVTCLLTAATPATPPSAKRQSWHQTPDFTPTKYKERAPEQLRALENSFAQNPLPLDEELDRLRTETKMTRREIDGWFSERRKKVSAEEAKKAEEGASQGEEEAAEDEGEEGSARDPRVPGEDGSPETPGSHVLAERKVSPIKINLKNLRVTEANGKGELPGLGACEPEDDVPSKPAEQLPGKVSYRKTAQQRHLLRQLFLQTQWPSNQDYDSIMAQTGLPRPEVVRWFGDSRYALKNGQLKWYEDYRRGNFPPGLLVISPGNRELLQDYYVTHKMLYEQDLQSLCDKTQMSAQQVKQWFAERMETD; encoded by the exons ATGGCCAGCAAGAGGAAGTCCACCACCCCGTGCATGATCCCCGTGAAGACCGTGGTGCTGCAGGACACCGGCGCCGAGGCCCTGCCCGAGGAGCCCGTGCCTGAGGGGCCCCCGCAGGAGCCGCCCCCAGAAGCTCCCACCACCAGCAGCGAGGCCACCCAGGGCACCAGCAGTCCAGACAGTGCCGCACTGGCCAACGGGCACCGGAGCACCTTGGACGGCTACACATATGCCTGTAAATGCTGTGACTTCAGATCCCAGGACATAACCCGGTTTGTGGGACACCTGAGCTCAGAGCACACAGACTTTAGCAAAGACCCGAACTTTGTATGCACTGAATGCAGTTTTCTGGCAAAAACTCCCGAAGGGCTTTCTCTGCACAATGCCAAGTGTCACTCGGGGGAAGCCAGCTTTGTGTGGAATGTGGCCAAGCCAGACAATCATGTCGTCGTGGAGCAGAGTGTCCCCGAGAGCACCAGCCCTCCCGACCCATCGGGGGAGCCAAACATGGAAGGGACAGATGGACAGGCGGAAATCATCATCACCAAAACTCCAATCATGAAGATAATGAAAGGCAAAGCCGAAGCCAAAAAAATTCACACGCTAAAGGAGAACGTCCCCAGTCAGCCTGCTGGGGAGGCCTTACCGACCCCTTCAGCCGGGGACACGGAGGTGAAAGAGGGGGACCACGCCTTTGTCAACGGGGTAGCCCCGGTCAGCCAGGCCTCTACCAACTCCGCAAAACCCCCTCACTCGGCCAACGGGCCCCTGCTGGGGACGGTGCCGGTGCTGCCCGCGGGCATCGCCCAGTTCCTCTCCCTGCAGCAGCCGCCCCCGCACGCCCAGCACCACGcccaccagcccctgcccacGGCCAAGTCCCTCCCCAAAGTGATGATCCCGCTGAGCAGCATCCCCACGTACAACGCGGCCATGGACTCCAACAGCTTTCTGAAGAACTCCTTCCACAAGTTCCCCTACCCAACCAAAGCCGAGCTCTGCTATTTGACCGTGGTCACCAAGTACCCGGAAGAGCAGCTCAAGATCTGGTTCACCGCCCAGAGGCTGAAGCAAGGTATCAGCTGGTCCCCGGAGGAGATTGAGGACGCCCGGAAGAAGATGTTCAACACGGTCATCCAGTCCGTCCCCCAGCCCACAATCACTGTCCTCAACACCCCGCTGGTTGCCAGTGGCGGCAACGTCCAACATCTCATCCAGCCCACTCTGCCTGGCCACGTGGTGGGCCAGCCAGAGGGCACAGCCGGGGGACTTCTGGTCACTCAGCCACTGATGGCCAATGGGTTGCAGGCACCCAGCTCATCTCTCCCCCTGGCAGTCACATCTGTCCCCAAGCTGCCCGCTGTCGCGCCCATTAACACCGTGTGTTCAAATACAACGTCCGCCGTGAAGGTGGTGAATGCCGCCCAGTCCCTCCTCACGGCGTGTCCCAGCATCACCTCCCAAGCCTTCCTGGATGCCAGCATCTACAAAAACAAGAAATCTCATGAACAGCTGTCAGCTCTGAAAGGGAGCTTCTGTCGGAACCAGTTCCCAGGACAGAGCGAAGTTGAGCATCTGACCAAAGTGACCGGCCTCAGCACCCGTGAGGTGCGGAAGTGGTTCAGTGACCGCAGGTACCACTGCCGGAACCTGAAGGGCTCCAGGGCCGGGCTGGCCGGGGAGCATGGCGCCCTCCTCGTCGACTCTGTGCCCGAGGTGCCCTTCTCCCTGGCGTCCAAGGCCCCGGAGGTGACCTGCCTCCTGACAGCGGCCACCCCAGCTACCCCCCCTTCTGCCAAGCGACAGTCCTGGCACCAGACCCCCGACTTCACACCAACCAAATACAAGGAGCGGGCCCCCGAGCAGCTCAGGGCCCTGGAGAACAGTTTTGCCCAAAACCCCCTTCCTCTCGACGAGGAACTGGACCGCCTGAGGACCGAGACCAAAATGACCCGCAGGGAGATTGATGGCTGGTTTTCAGAGAGACGGAAAAAAGTGAGTGCCGAGGAGGCCAAGAAGGCTGAGGAGGGCGCCTctcagggggaggaggaggccgcCGAGGATGAAGGGGAGGAGGGCTCTGCCAGGGACCCGAGGGTCCCAGGGGAAGATGGCTCCCCAGAAACGCCCGGCAGCCACGTGCTGGCAGAACGCAAAGTCAGCCCCATCAAAATCAACCTCAAGAACCTGCGAGTCACGGAGGCCAATGGCAAGGGCGAGCTCCCGGGGCTGGGCGCCTGTGAGCCCGAGGACGACGTGCCCAGCAAGCCAGCGGAGCAGCTGCCGGGCAAGGTGAGCTACAGGAAGACGGCCCAGCAGCGGCACCTGCTGCGGCAGCTCTTCCTGCAGACGCAGTGGCCCAGCAACCAGGACTACGACTCCATCATGGCCCAGACGGGCCTGCCGCGGCCCGAGGTGGTGCGCTGGTTTGGGGACAGCAGGTACGCCCTGAAGAACGGCCAGCTCAAGTGGTACGAAGACTACAGACGGGGCAACTTCCCCCCCGGGCTGCTGGTCATCAGCCCCGGCAACCGGGAGCTGCTGCAAGACTATTACGTGACCCACAAGATGCTGTACGAGCAGGACCTGCAGAGCCTCTGCGACAAAACCCAGATGAGCGCCCAGCAGGTCAAGCAGTGGTTTGCCGAGAGGATGG AAACTGACTGA
- the ZHX3 gene encoding zinc fingers and homeoboxes protein 3 isoform X1, which yields MASKRKSTTPCMIPVKTVVLQDTGAEALPEEPVPEGPPQEPPPEAPTTSSEATQGTSSPDSAALANGHRSTLDGYTYACKCCDFRSQDITRFVGHLSSEHTDFSKDPNFVCTECSFLAKTPEGLSLHNAKCHSGEASFVWNVAKPDNHVVVEQSVPESTSPPDPSGEPNMEGTDGQAEIIITKTPIMKIMKGKAEAKKIHTLKENVPSQPAGEALPTPSAGDTEVKEGDHAFVNGVAPVSQASTNSAKPPHSANGPLLGTVPVLPAGIAQFLSLQQPPPHAQHHAHQPLPTAKSLPKVMIPLSSIPTYNAAMDSNSFLKNSFHKFPYPTKAELCYLTVVTKYPEEQLKIWFTAQRLKQGISWSPEEIEDARKKMFNTVIQSVPQPTITVLNTPLVASGGNVQHLIQPTLPGHVVGQPEGTAGGLLVTQPLMANGLQAPSSSLPLAVTSVPKLPAVAPINTVCSNTTSAVKVVNAAQSLLTACPSITSQAFLDASIYKNKKSHEQLSALKGSFCRNQFPGQSEVEHLTKVTGLSTREVRKWFSDRRYHCRNLKGSRAGLAGEHGALLVDSVPEVPFSLASKAPEVTCLLTAATPATPPSAKRQSWHQTPDFTPTKYKERAPEQLRALENSFAQNPLPLDEELDRLRTETKMTRREIDGWFSERRKKVSAEEAKKAEEGASQGEEEAAEDEGEEGSARDPRVPGEDGSPETPGSHVLAERKVSPIKINLKNLRVTEANGKGELPGLGACEPEDDVPSKPAEQLPGKVSYRKTAQQRHLLRQLFLQTQWPSNQDYDSIMAQTGLPRPEVVRWFGDSRYALKNGQLKWYEDYRRGNFPPGLLVISPGNRELLQDYYVTHKMLYEQDLQSLCDKTQMSAQQVKQWFAERMGEETRAVADTGGEGQGPSDPAAVHKGMGDTYSEVSENSESWEPGAPEASSEPVDTPSPQAGPQLETD from the exons ATGGCCAGCAAGAGGAAGTCCACCACCCCGTGCATGATCCCCGTGAAGACCGTGGTGCTGCAGGACACCGGCGCCGAGGCCCTGCCCGAGGAGCCCGTGCCTGAGGGGCCCCCGCAGGAGCCGCCCCCAGAAGCTCCCACCACCAGCAGCGAGGCCACCCAGGGCACCAGCAGTCCAGACAGTGCCGCACTGGCCAACGGGCACCGGAGCACCTTGGACGGCTACACATATGCCTGTAAATGCTGTGACTTCAGATCCCAGGACATAACCCGGTTTGTGGGACACCTGAGCTCAGAGCACACAGACTTTAGCAAAGACCCGAACTTTGTATGCACTGAATGCAGTTTTCTGGCAAAAACTCCCGAAGGGCTTTCTCTGCACAATGCCAAGTGTCACTCGGGGGAAGCCAGCTTTGTGTGGAATGTGGCCAAGCCAGACAATCATGTCGTCGTGGAGCAGAGTGTCCCCGAGAGCACCAGCCCTCCCGACCCATCGGGGGAGCCAAACATGGAAGGGACAGATGGACAGGCGGAAATCATCATCACCAAAACTCCAATCATGAAGATAATGAAAGGCAAAGCCGAAGCCAAAAAAATTCACACGCTAAAGGAGAACGTCCCCAGTCAGCCTGCTGGGGAGGCCTTACCGACCCCTTCAGCCGGGGACACGGAGGTGAAAGAGGGGGACCACGCCTTTGTCAACGGGGTAGCCCCGGTCAGCCAGGCCTCTACCAACTCCGCAAAACCCCCTCACTCGGCCAACGGGCCCCTGCTGGGGACGGTGCCGGTGCTGCCCGCGGGCATCGCCCAGTTCCTCTCCCTGCAGCAGCCGCCCCCGCACGCCCAGCACCACGcccaccagcccctgcccacGGCCAAGTCCCTCCCCAAAGTGATGATCCCGCTGAGCAGCATCCCCACGTACAACGCGGCCATGGACTCCAACAGCTTTCTGAAGAACTCCTTCCACAAGTTCCCCTACCCAACCAAAGCCGAGCTCTGCTATTTGACCGTGGTCACCAAGTACCCGGAAGAGCAGCTCAAGATCTGGTTCACCGCCCAGAGGCTGAAGCAAGGTATCAGCTGGTCCCCGGAGGAGATTGAGGACGCCCGGAAGAAGATGTTCAACACGGTCATCCAGTCCGTCCCCCAGCCCACAATCACTGTCCTCAACACCCCGCTGGTTGCCAGTGGCGGCAACGTCCAACATCTCATCCAGCCCACTCTGCCTGGCCACGTGGTGGGCCAGCCAGAGGGCACAGCCGGGGGACTTCTGGTCACTCAGCCACTGATGGCCAATGGGTTGCAGGCACCCAGCTCATCTCTCCCCCTGGCAGTCACATCTGTCCCCAAGCTGCCCGCTGTCGCGCCCATTAACACCGTGTGTTCAAATACAACGTCCGCCGTGAAGGTGGTGAATGCCGCCCAGTCCCTCCTCACGGCGTGTCCCAGCATCACCTCCCAAGCCTTCCTGGATGCCAGCATCTACAAAAACAAGAAATCTCATGAACAGCTGTCAGCTCTGAAAGGGAGCTTCTGTCGGAACCAGTTCCCAGGACAGAGCGAAGTTGAGCATCTGACCAAAGTGACCGGCCTCAGCACCCGTGAGGTGCGGAAGTGGTTCAGTGACCGCAGGTACCACTGCCGGAACCTGAAGGGCTCCAGGGCCGGGCTGGCCGGGGAGCATGGCGCCCTCCTCGTCGACTCTGTGCCCGAGGTGCCCTTCTCCCTGGCGTCCAAGGCCCCGGAGGTGACCTGCCTCCTGACAGCGGCCACCCCAGCTACCCCCCCTTCTGCCAAGCGACAGTCCTGGCACCAGACCCCCGACTTCACACCAACCAAATACAAGGAGCGGGCCCCCGAGCAGCTCAGGGCCCTGGAGAACAGTTTTGCCCAAAACCCCCTTCCTCTCGACGAGGAACTGGACCGCCTGAGGACCGAGACCAAAATGACCCGCAGGGAGATTGATGGCTGGTTTTCAGAGAGACGGAAAAAAGTGAGTGCCGAGGAGGCCAAGAAGGCTGAGGAGGGCGCCTctcagggggaggaggaggccgcCGAGGATGAAGGGGAGGAGGGCTCTGCCAGGGACCCGAGGGTCCCAGGGGAAGATGGCTCCCCAGAAACGCCCGGCAGCCACGTGCTGGCAGAACGCAAAGTCAGCCCCATCAAAATCAACCTCAAGAACCTGCGAGTCACGGAGGCCAATGGCAAGGGCGAGCTCCCGGGGCTGGGCGCCTGTGAGCCCGAGGACGACGTGCCCAGCAAGCCAGCGGAGCAGCTGCCGGGCAAGGTGAGCTACAGGAAGACGGCCCAGCAGCGGCACCTGCTGCGGCAGCTCTTCCTGCAGACGCAGTGGCCCAGCAACCAGGACTACGACTCCATCATGGCCCAGACGGGCCTGCCGCGGCCCGAGGTGGTGCGCTGGTTTGGGGACAGCAGGTACGCCCTGAAGAACGGCCAGCTCAAGTGGTACGAAGACTACAGACGGGGCAACTTCCCCCCCGGGCTGCTGGTCATCAGCCCCGGCAACCGGGAGCTGCTGCAAGACTATTACGTGACCCACAAGATGCTGTACGAGCAGGACCTGCAGAGCCTCTGCGACAAAACCCAGATGAGCGCCCAGCAGGTCAAGCAGTGGTTTGCCGAGAGGATGGGTGAGGAGACCCGGGCCGTGGCCGACACGGGTGGTGAGGGCCAGGGCCCCAGCGACCCTGCAGCAGTTCACAAAGGGATGGGCGACACCTATTCAGAGGTGTCCGAAAACAGTGAGTCATGGGAACCCGGTGCCCCTGAGGCCAGCTCAGAGCCCGTTGACACGCCGAGTCCCCAGGCTGGACCTCAGCTGG AAACTGACTGA